From the Chitinophaga lutea genome, the window CGAAACTGAACCCTTCCTTTAACTTCAACAGCAAACACAAAAAACTGAACGTGTTTGCCTCGTACAGCTACAACTATCGCCGGGATTTCAACGATCTCACCATCTACCGCGATTTTTATAACAACAAAGATGAAATAACGGGGAGCATCAACTACGACAACTATTTCAAGTTACGCGTATCCTCCCACAACGCGCGCGTGGGAGCCGATTATAACATCAACCGGGATATCACGGTGGGCGTGTCGGCAAACGGCATCTTCACCAATATCAACGTAGGCTCCAACAGCGTGGCGCAGTCGTACGACGCGCAGCACCAGCAGACCGGTTCCTTTACCACCCTCGGTAACAACAGCCCGGCGCGCAACAACGGCAGCCTGAACCTCAACTATAAACATACGCTGGATACGACCGGCCGCGAACTGACGGCGGACCTTGATTATGCCCGTTTTTCCAGCGGTGAATTGCAGGACTACCACACCGCTTATTTCGACCTGAACATGCAACCGTCCAGGCAGCCTTATGTGCTGTTCGGTGATCTGAACGGCGACCTGCGCATCAAATCCGTTAAAGCGGACTATACCCAGCCATTGCGTCGCATCGGCGCCAGGCTCGAAGCGGGCCTCAAAAGCAGCTGGGTAACGTCGGATAACGATGTGAAGTTCTATAACCGCAGCAACGGCGGCGATGTGCTCGATCCGGGCAAAAGCAACCAGTTCATCTACGAAGAAAACATCAACGCGGCTTACCTGAATGCTTCTAAAAAATGGAAGAAACTCAGCCTGCAACTGGGCTTGCGGGTGGAAAACACCAATGCCAGCGGCTTGCAGGTGACCACCAACGAAACCTTCGACCGGAATTATACGCAACTGTTCCCGAGCGGCTACGTAGGGTATGCCTTTAATGAACAGCACGACCTCGGGCTGTCGCTCAGCCGCCGCATCAACCGCCCGTCGTATCGCCAGCTGAATCCTTTCAAGGTATTCCTTGACCCGCTGACTTCGTCTTCAGGCAACCCTTTCATCAATGCCGAAACCACGCAATCCGTGGAGCTGACGCATACTTTCCGGCAGCTGTACACCACGAAAGTCGGGTTCAGTCGTACCAAAGACAACATCCTGATGGTGCTGGCACCCGATGCGGAACCGAACAGCGTATTGCAGACCTTCCGGAACCTGGCGCTCTACGATTATTACAACATCAGCCTCAGTGTGCCCGTTACCGTTGGCAAATGGCTGAGCAGCACCAACAATGTAGTAGCGTATTACGGCCATTATAAAGGCAACGTGGTGAACACCGACCTGAACGTGAGCCGCGTGGCGTTCAACATCAATTCCAGCAACACCGTCACCCTCAATCCCAACACCTCCATGGAAGTGATCGGCACCTATCAAAGCCGCTCCTATTACGGCTTCCTCGACGTGGACGGTTAT encodes:
- a CDS encoding outer membrane beta-barrel family protein, with protein sequence MKTTKIRVFLLLMYVTTYVNNLQAQNPVQHYAVKGRLSGQGALQEVVIQLLHPAGKKLVKVEYADSAGNFTFDRIPAGNYIITTQSMGFARYESAPFSHQQHTQLGTIALQPLTTTLREAAVTANRPFIQQRYDKTVLNVSASISAAGSSALEVLEKAPGITIDQNDNIAMRGRQGVQVMIDGKLVPMSGQDLANMLRSMSASQIETIDLITNPSAKYDAAGNSGIIDIRLKKGKSTGTNGNITLSAGQGVYPKLNPSFNFNSKHKKLNVFASYSYNYRRDFNDLTIYRDFYNNKDEITGSINYDNYFKLRVSSHNARVGADYNINRDITVGVSANGIFTNINVGSNSVAQSYDAQHQQTGSFTTLGNNSPARNNGSLNLNYKHTLDTTGRELTADLDYARFSSGELQDYHTAYFDLNMQPSRQPYVLFGDLNGDLRIKSVKADYTQPLRRIGARLEAGLKSSWVTSDNDVKFYNRSNGGDVLDPGKSNQFIYEENINAAYLNASKKWKKLSLQLGLRVENTNASGLQVTTNETFDRNYTQLFPSGYVGYAFNEQHDLGLSLSRRINRPSYRQLNPFKVFLDPLTSSSGNPFINAETTQSVELTHTFRQLYTTKVGFSRTKDNILMVLAPDAEPNSVLQTFRNLALYDYYNISLSVPVTVGKWLSSTNNVVAYYGHYKGNVVNTDLNVSRVAFNINSSNTVTLNPNTSMEVIGTYQSRSYYGFLDVDGYWAVNVGAQRQLWKKKASLKLNVSDVFFTNKTRAVTRLTGYGERFFQLRDTRVLTLSFTYKFGGSQPGARRRTGGAEDEKRRAG